One part of the Thermoanaerobacterium sp. CMT5567-10 genome encodes these proteins:
- a CDS encoding ABC transporter permease — protein MALMQAIKMSLKSIIDNKLRSFLTMLGIVIGVMSVIGLVSLGQGATEGVTSQIKNMGSNLIMVSIMGRGMDTSLSYNQAMSIGDSPYISKISPIMSANAYAKYGNQSYEESINGVNENYISLRNLKLAEGRFILSIDNDTRQKVAVIGSNVASDLFGFTDPLGKTIQLDGNNFTVVGVLASGGSSISNSYDDSIFIPIKTMFVFQRNRGITQIYLSATEEQYVNIAQYHVENMLNTIFKGDTNAYRIMNQSDLLSTVNSVSNTLSMMLGGIAGIALIVGGIGIMNIMLVSVTERTREIGIRKALGAKKKDILLQFMIESLTISGAGGIVGVIFGFIASYLMGHFMNMTVNPSINTIIISFSFSLLIGLFFGMYPANKAAGLKPIEALHYE, from the coding sequence ATGGCATTAATGCAAGCAATAAAAATGTCCTTAAAAAGCATAATAGACAACAAACTAAGATCATTTCTGACAATGCTGGGAATAGTAATAGGCGTAATGTCAGTAATAGGACTAGTAAGCTTAGGACAAGGAGCAACAGAAGGAGTAACATCCCAGATAAAAAACATGGGATCAAACCTGATAATGGTATCAATAATGGGCAGGGGCATGGACACATCCCTGTCCTATAACCAAGCCATGTCAATAGGAGACTCGCCGTATATATCGAAAATATCACCCATAATGAGCGCAAACGCATATGCCAAGTACGGAAACCAATCATATGAAGAAAGCATAAACGGAGTAAACGAAAACTACATATCACTGAGAAATCTAAAACTTGCAGAAGGAAGATTCATACTATCAATAGACAACGACACGAGACAGAAAGTAGCCGTAATAGGAAGCAATGTAGCCAGTGATCTATTTGGATTCACAGACCCACTGGGCAAGACAATCCAGCTGGACGGAAACAATTTTACAGTAGTAGGAGTATTAGCATCAGGCGGTTCGTCAATATCAAACTCGTACGACGACTCAATATTCATACCAATAAAGACAATGTTCGTATTTCAGAGAAACAGAGGAATAACGCAGATATACCTAAGTGCAACTGAAGAACAGTATGTAAACATAGCACAGTATCACGTAGAAAACATGCTTAACACCATATTCAAAGGAGACACAAACGCATATAGAATAATGAATCAATCAGACCTACTATCAACAGTAAATAGCGTTAGCAACACCCTATCAATGATGCTGGGAGGAATAGCAGGCATAGCTTTAATAGTTGGTGGCATAGGCATAATGAACATAATGCTGGTATCAGTAACAGAAAGGACGAGAGAGATAGGCATAAGAAAGGCATTAGGAGCAAAGAAAAAAGACATACTGCTGCAGTTTATGATAGAATCACTGACGATAAGCGGAGCCGGAGGAATAGTAGGAGTGATTTTTGGGTTTATAGCATCGTACCTGATGGGTCACTTCATGAACATGACAGTAAACCCATCAATAAACACGATAATAATATCATTTTCGTTTTCCCTCTTAATAGGGCTGTTCTTTGGAATGTATCCTGCCAACAAGGCAGCAGGACTAAAGCCAATTGAAGCTTTACACTATGAGTAA
- a CDS encoding ABC transporter ATP-binding protein — MAENRKENRNVITIKNLSKIYKMGDNIVKALDNINLTVDEGEFVSIVGPSGSGKSTLMNIIGCLDVMTEGEYYLNGNDTRKLNENKLAELRSNEIGFIFQSFNLLQKLSALENVELPMIYKGIPAKERYNRAVELLTMVGLEKRIHHRPTELSGGQQQRVAIARALANNPHLILADEPTGNLDSQSGKEVMKIIKELNERGNTIILITHDINVANQAKRTVKIMDGKIYE; from the coding sequence ATGGCAGAGAATAGAAAAGAAAATAGAAACGTGATCACAATAAAAAACCTTTCAAAAATATACAAGATGGGAGACAACATAGTAAAAGCCCTTGACAACATAAACTTAACCGTCGATGAAGGAGAATTTGTATCAATTGTTGGACCATCAGGCTCAGGAAAATCAACACTGATGAACATAATAGGGTGCCTCGATGTCATGACAGAAGGAGAATACTATCTAAACGGAAACGACACGAGGAAGCTTAATGAAAACAAACTAGCCGAATTAAGGTCCAACGAAATAGGGTTCATATTCCAAAGCTTCAACCTGCTTCAAAAACTGTCAGCACTAGAAAATGTAGAACTTCCCATGATATATAAAGGCATACCAGCAAAAGAAAGATACAATAGAGCAGTAGAGTTATTGACAATGGTAGGTCTGGAAAAAAGAATACACCATAGACCTACAGAGCTATCAGGAGGACAGCAGCAGAGAGTAGCAATAGCAAGAGCCTTAGCCAACAATCCACACCTAATATTAGCAGACGAACCAACAGGAAACCTGGATTCTCAAAGCGGGAAAGAAGTCATGAAAATAATAAAAGAACTAAACGAAAGAGGAAACACCATAATACTAATAACACACGACATAAACGTAGCAAATCAAGCAAAGAGAACTGTAAAAATCATGGACGGCAAAATATATGAATAA
- a CDS encoding HlyD family efflux transporter periplasmic adaptor subunit: MKRKYIAIIVILIIIAGTTYYFIRKRSTPTVSRTPYVEVTKGNISMTVDGTGNLDTDKRVITLKGSGTVKKVYHKVGDKVKAGELLYQIEDDNLNTQLKDALINVELAQQQLDNDMKSYNDTISKQKIVSQYSGIVDSISVKVGQDVSSGATIATVIDYSTATVKVPFNGSQIKNIKTGQSADVYLYSSYVTVKGTVTDVSTEAVPVNGASYYYVTVSLSNPGALTDGTTAQVTVHTNSGDMRAIENGTLSVKDTNTITSQIQGTVASINVKEGQKISAGTLIATLTTTVDDTTIKKDQLNLQQAQNSYNNIQSQISDLSIYAPIDGTIISQNINEGDELSGSSSSNTSTSSISSSSSSSSSSGSSTSVSNLSSVYDQSETAIIVNNNSYSVDVPIDETDISKIKIGQKATLTTDDLQGETFEGTVIEISSVPTIQNNVASYDVTVSLPYTDKLKLGQTMNVSIIVSEKNNTLMLPIEAVQTNGNSKYVVLYDENSSKNSDSKTKNIKQVTTGIYNDKYIEILSGLSEGDKVLISSSGTSNSTSTNSRNNQRSGFGAIGGGGMPPMK, encoded by the coding sequence ATGAAAAGAAAATACATAGCCATCATCGTAATTTTAATTATTATTGCAGGTACAACTTATTATTTTATAAGAAAAAGGTCTACACCGACAGTATCAAGAACTCCATATGTGGAAGTGACAAAAGGTAATATATCCATGACTGTTGATGGAACTGGAAATCTTGATACAGATAAAAGAGTAATAACTCTTAAAGGAAGTGGCACAGTTAAGAAGGTTTATCATAAAGTAGGAGATAAGGTAAAGGCTGGTGAGCTATTGTATCAAATTGAAGATGATAATTTAAATACACAGCTTAAAGATGCATTGATAAATGTAGAGCTTGCGCAGCAACAGCTTGATAACGATATGAAATCGTACAATGATACCATATCAAAGCAGAAAATAGTATCTCAGTATTCAGGTATTGTAGATAGTATAAGCGTCAAAGTAGGGCAAGATGTAAGTTCAGGCGCAACAATAGCTACAGTAATTGATTATTCAACAGCTACTGTCAAAGTACCATTCAATGGTTCTCAGATAAAAAACATAAAGACAGGGCAAAGTGCCGACGTGTATTTGTATAGTTCTTATGTAACGGTAAAAGGGACTGTGACGGATGTATCAACGGAGGCCGTACCTGTAAATGGAGCATCGTATTATTATGTTACAGTAAGCTTGTCAAATCCTGGTGCGTTGACTGACGGCACGACTGCACAGGTGACAGTACATACAAACAGCGGTGATATGAGAGCCATAGAGAATGGCACACTTAGTGTTAAGGATACTAATACCATTACATCACAAATACAAGGTACAGTTGCTAGTATAAATGTGAAAGAAGGTCAGAAGATAAGCGCGGGGACATTGATTGCTACATTAACTACAACAGTTGATGACACCACAATTAAAAAAGATCAGTTAAATTTGCAACAAGCTCAAAACAGCTATAATAATATTCAAAGTCAGATAAGCGATTTGAGTATTTATGCGCCAATTGATGGTACTATTATATCACAGAATATAAATGAAGGAGATGAACTTTCAGGCTCTAGTTCTTCTAATACTTCAACTAGCAGTATAAGTTCCAGCAGCAGTTCCAGCTCAAGTAGCGGCAGCAGTACATCTGTCAGCAATCTTTCGTCAGTTTACGATCAGTCAGAGACAGCGATTATAGTAAATAATAACAGCTATTCGGTAGATGTGCCTATAGATGAAACAGATATAAGCAAGATAAAAATAGGGCAGAAAGCAACGCTTACGACAGATGATTTACAAGGAGAGACATTTGAAGGAACTGTGATAGAAATATCATCAGTACCGACAATACAAAACAATGTAGCATCGTATGATGTAACTGTATCACTGCCGTATACAGATAAACTTAAACTTGGTCAGACTATGAACGTATCAATTATCGTATCGGAGAAAAATAACACACTGATGCTTCCTATTGAAGCAGTCCAAACAAATGGAAATAGTAAATATGTAGTCTTATATGATGAAAATAGTTCAAAGAATAGCGACAGTAAGACAAAAAATATAAAACAAGTTACAACTGGAATTTATAATGACAAATATATAGAGATTTTAAGCGGATTAAGCGAAGGGGACAAAGTCTTAATATCCAGCAGTGGTACATCCAACAGTACAAGTACAAATAGTAGAAATAATCAAAGGAGCGGCTTTGGAGCCATTGGCGGCGGCGGGATGCCTCCAATGAAGTGA
- a CDS encoding site-specific integrase: MARQKGKRGQIIDKGNGTYLVRVCIGVNDKGVPQYHNKTIHGKKGDAQKYLTQKLRELDTGEFIKENKILLKDYLDKWIEIKKPSIALKTYDSYQKVIRIYIKPYIGDYPISKLTPMIIQDMYNKMTENGLGSRIVIYAHTVLRQALDQAIKWQMLNRNPCDGLTLPKRTQKEMKVLTQEQAKKFLEACVYNRFGVLFELLLITGMRPSEALGLRWGDIDWENNKIILQSTLSRVGKIWELKEPKTKHGRRTIPLPPEIMKDLKEYRKNQLKEKLMAKETLNYEKDKNKFKPEEWEEKLNDPQVYIDYGLVFATDTGKPLDLTNINHRYFKPLLKEAGLPDIRLYDLRHTCATFLFAKNVNPKIVSERLGHSNIGITLDIYSHVLPDMQEEATKKLKDILF, from the coding sequence ATGGCAAGACAAAAAGGGAAAAGAGGTCAAATAATTGATAAGGGAAATGGTACTTATTTGGTTAGGGTTTGCATAGGTGTAAATGACAAAGGAGTACCACAATACCATAATAAGACTATACATGGGAAAAAAGGAGATGCGCAAAAATATTTAACGCAAAAATTGAGAGAGTTAGACACTGGAGAATTTATAAAGGAAAATAAAATATTACTTAAAGATTATCTTGATAAATGGATTGAGATAAAAAAGCCTTCAATAGCTTTAAAAACGTATGACAGTTATCAAAAAGTAATAAGGATATACATCAAGCCCTATATTGGAGATTATCCAATATCAAAATTAACACCTATGATTATTCAAGACATGTACAATAAAATGACCGAAAATGGGTTAGGATCACGTATAGTAATTTATGCCCATACGGTTTTGAGACAGGCTCTAGATCAAGCGATTAAATGGCAAATGTTAAACCGCAATCCATGCGATGGATTAACTTTGCCAAAGCGTACACAAAAAGAAATGAAAGTATTGACACAAGAACAAGCTAAAAAGTTTTTGGAAGCATGTGTTTATAATCGCTTTGGAGTGCTATTTGAATTATTGCTTATAACTGGTATGCGACCAAGTGAAGCATTAGGGCTTAGATGGGGAGACATAGATTGGGAAAATAATAAGATTATACTCCAAAGTACATTATCCCGAGTAGGAAAGATATGGGAATTAAAAGAACCAAAGACAAAACACGGTAGAAGAACGATCCCATTACCGCCTGAAATTATGAAAGACCTTAAAGAATATAGGAAAAACCAGTTAAAAGAAAAGCTTATGGCAAAAGAAACTTTAAATTATGAAAAAGACAAAAATAAATTTAAACCTGAAGAATGGGAAGAAAAATTAAATGATCCACAAGTATACATTGATTATGGATTAGTATTTGCAACAGATACAGGGAAACCGCTTGACCTTACAAATATCAATCACAGATATTTTAAACCACTTTTAAAGGAAGCGGGATTGCCAGATATACGACTTTATGATCTAAGGCATACATGTGCAACTTTCTTATTTGCTAAAAATGTAAATCCTAAAATAGTAAGTGAAAGATTAGGACATTCTAACATTGGAATAACATTAGATATTTATTCACACGTATTGCCAGATATGCAAGAAGAAGCAACCAAAAAATTAAAAGATATATTGTTTTAA